Proteins encoded in a region of the Stieleria neptunia genome:
- a CDS encoding cysteine desulfurase family protein, which translates to MIYLDNNATTAIDPLVADVIAAEFRRGPANPSSQHAIGRSSSDRLDDAIQRIGACLGSDLSLPGGARLITTSGGTESNNLALAGLAAPDSPLIVSSIEHASVIAFAQLAQQQGRRVHFLPVTPDGVVRLDVLQETLATLDADQAVVSVMSANNETGVVQPIGEIAQACRQAGALLHVDATQSIGKLPATVNQIPAAAITITPHKFHGPAGVGALWIDAGIKLRPLLYGGEQQLVTRPGTEPVALILGMAKALEIAVEKQSVACQRMVSQRDQFEAALRRECAGLLIHGQNEKRLPGTSCVSFAGTDRQSMLMALDFAGVACSSGSACSSGSSPPSHVLLAMGCPEWAVESAIRFSLSRFSTDEEIAESVDRICRVYNRLRS; encoded by the coding sequence ATGATTTATCTTGATAACAATGCGACCACGGCGATCGACCCGTTGGTCGCCGACGTGATCGCCGCCGAATTCCGGCGTGGCCCGGCCAACCCGTCCAGCCAACATGCCATCGGCCGCTCCAGCAGCGACCGGCTGGACGACGCCATCCAGCGGATCGGCGCCTGTTTGGGCAGCGACCTGTCCTTGCCCGGCGGGGCGCGGTTGATCACCACCAGCGGCGGCACCGAATCCAACAACCTGGCGTTGGCGGGTTTAGCCGCACCGGATTCGCCACTGATCGTCAGCAGCATCGAACACGCCAGCGTGATCGCGTTTGCCCAGCTGGCCCAACAACAAGGCCGTCGGGTTCATTTTCTGCCGGTCACGCCCGACGGCGTCGTCCGCCTGGACGTGTTGCAGGAAACCCTTGCCACACTTGATGCCGACCAGGCGGTCGTCTCGGTGATGTCGGCTAACAACGAGACCGGCGTGGTCCAACCGATCGGCGAAATTGCCCAGGCCTGTCGCCAGGCGGGTGCATTGTTGCACGTCGACGCAACCCAATCGATCGGCAAACTTCCCGCCACCGTTAATCAGATCCCGGCCGCTGCGATCACCATCACACCGCACAAGTTTCACGGCCCAGCCGGTGTGGGGGCGCTTTGGATCGATGCCGGCATCAAGCTCCGCCCCCTGCTGTATGGTGGGGAACAACAGCTCGTCACCCGGCCGGGCACCGAGCCGGTCGCGCTGATTTTGGGGATGGCCAAAGCGCTCGAGATCGCTGTGGAAAAGCAGTCGGTGGCGTGTCAGCGGATGGTCAGTCAACGCGATCAATTCGAAGCCGCGTTGCGCCGCGAGTGCGCCGGGTTGCTGATCCATGGTCAGAACGAAAAGCGTTTGCCAGGAACGAGTTGCGTTTCCTTTGCCGGCACCGATCGGCAATCGATGTTGATGGCGTTGGACTTCGCCGGGGTGGCCTGCAGTAGCGGATCGGCATGCAGCAGCGGAAGCAGCCCTCCGAGCCACGTTTTGTTGGCGATGGGCTGCCCCGAATGGGCGGTGGAGAGTGCGATCCGGTTCAGTCTGAGTCGGTTTTCCACCGATGAAGAAATCGCCGAATCGGTTGACCGTATCTGCCGTGTTTACAATAGGTTAAGATCCTGA